The genome window CTGCATGTCATTCCTCCAGGTTTGGTGATCAGCAGGTCGGAGACTTCCATCAATTTGTCCACTTCGTTGGTGTACCCGATAATATGAATGTTCTCTTTGCGATACATGGGGTTCTGTTCCATGCTGATCCGTGCTTTATCATTGCGACCCAGACAAAAAATAATCTGAATATCTTTATGCCACCGTGTCAGCAACGGATGGACCAGCTCGTCGCTGAGCATGCCCCAACCGCCGCCCATTACCAGTACAGTGGGCATATTTTTGAGGTTGAATCTGCTTCGGATCTCTTCTCGTCCGGGATGTTCCCAGAAGTTCGGATGCACCGGAATGCCGGTGACTCGAATTTTGTCTATAGGTACGCCACGAAGCAATAGTTTGGACTTAACCTCATCTGAAGAAACCAGATAAAGATCTACTTCACGGTTAATCCATGTCCCATGTGCATCATAGTCGGTGATGACTGTGCAAAGAGGAATCTGTGCACCCAGACGTTTCAGTCTGGCTATGACAGCACTGGGGATCGGATGGGTACAGACAATTGCATCGGGACGTAACTGGCGCACAACGCTGCGTGTATGGGTATAGAACAGCTTGTGCAATGCGAGTGTTGTCAGCCGATTCAATGATTTTTTATATTGGTGTCTGTATACGTATCCGACAAGTTTGGGTTGGTTGGTAACCGTTTTTTTGTATGCTGTTATAATAAGAGGTGCAACCTTGGGATTTAAGAAACTTCCCAGTTCCAGCACTTTCGTCTGCACGTCTGACGAGAGCTTTCGCAGATTGCTGGATAGTGCATAGGCGGCTTGAGTATGACCCGTACCAAAGCCTTCAGATAATAGTAATACTCTTTTTTTCTCCACGCTTACTTCACCTGTTCCTGCTAGGTTTTTCTGAGTCTAACATATCGGCTTTAAGACCAGAATGCAACTGTTGCAAGTGCGACTAAAGTACCTATTGTGGCACCTGCCAGAACATCGGAAGGATAGTGTAATCCCAGATAAATGCGAGAGAATCCGACAATAAGAGCCACAGGCAACAATATTAGCAATAAGATCGGATCAGTGGTCATAAATGGAACCGTGACCGAAAAAATGGCAGTTGTGTGTCCTGATGGAAACGAATGGTCCGTCAGGGGATTCCGAAATGTAATTGTATCCGGCAAGGCCAGATAAGGTCTAATGCGGGGATACAATTTTTTTGCGATGGCTACAGGAATGTGGCTGACCGCAAGAGCGATGCAAGCTTGGAGTCCTGTTGTGCTCCATGGAGCCGGAGCAAGCAGCCAGATTAACAAAGATACTGCAATAGAAGAAGTTGCTCCACCCAGATGGGTGAAATAATACAGCCAAAAATTCATAAAACGGTTATGAAGTCGGCCGTTGATCCACATAAAAACATTTCGATCATAATCTTGAAACTTTAAGAATAAACGGCTCATATTGGCCTCCTGCCAGTCAGGCCGCCTGTAATGGCGGCATTATTTCCGGTCATTTTCTGCATCCGGTTTCGTCCTGATTAATATATAACCGTTTTTCATGAACTTGAGGTTATTTCAGGTATATGTTTATCATATTTTTAAATGTTGTCCTTTTCAAGAAGAACCCATGTAAAGAACGTAAAATTCATGTTAAAGAGTGGATATATACCCATCTTAACTTTTTGACTTGGGTTAGCCAAAAAAGATACAATGATTCAACATGGCTGAAATGAGGTAAAAAAAATGTGAGTTTTGGTTTAAACTTTTTGAGGTCTGTTTGCGTTATTTGTTATAGAGCCTCTGACGAAGAATAACATGCTGATGAAAAAAGCAGGGACTTTAGAAATAAAAATCAAGTAAACGGCTGAAAATAAGATATAACAGGCATGAATGCGAGGTTGTGGTATCACGAAGTGTCTATTCAGCGTTTAAAGATCACATTTCTCGTTCAGAAAGTGGAATTGGGGTTTTGACAAATGACTGAAAAGAATACAGAATCGATAAAGCAGCCAACTGATAGCAACCAAGCTTTGAAACATTGCCTGATAAATTCACGTATTACACAAAAGAACAGGGTCATATTCTGCACATTACAAAAAAAATAAATTGCAGAATCAGGAAGAGAAATGCTTAAGTAAACTGGGTTTGAAAAAAAGGGGGTAACAGAGAACGATGTTGGACGCTATATTCGTCACGATGCAGGTCATTCTGGCACTGCTAGCCGTGTACCAATTCACGTTTTCGCTGTTCGGTCTGATTAAGAAAAAGAAAAAGAAACATTATCCAGCCACAAAATCATTCGCTGTACTCGTCGCAGCACACAATGAGGAACAAGTCATTGGTGCCTTGATGGAGAACTTGAAACAACTTGATTATCCGGAAGATCTGTACGATGTGTTTGTCATCTGTGACAACTGTACGGATGGAACGGCTCAGATTGTTAGAGAACATGGGTTGAATGCCTGCGTACGTACCAACGCTGATCTAAGAGGTAAAGGGTATGCCATCGAATGGATGCTTAAGTACCTGTGGAAATTGCCACGTCAGTATGACGCAGTTGTTATGTTTGACGCGGATAACCTGGTTGACCGTAACTTCTTGCTTGAAATGAATGATGACTTGAACAATGGTTCACGTGTTATCCAAGGATATATTGATACGAAAAATCCGGAGGATTCCTGGATTACTGCAGCTTACGGCGTATCTTACTGGTACATTAACCGTCTGTGGCAGTTGTCTCGTCATAACTTGAATATGGCGAATTTCCTCGGAGGAACCGGAATGTGCTTCGAGACCAACCTGTTGAAGGAAATTGGCTGGGGCGCAACAAGTCTGGTTGAGGATCTGGAGTTTACGATGCGTAGTGTTCAACGTAACGTGTATCCTGTTTTCAACTATGACGCCAAAGTATTTGATGAGAAGCCATTAACATTCAAAGCTTCAGCGAGACAACGTCTGCGCTGGATGCAAGGTCACTTTACAGTTGCACGTAGATATTTCTTCCCGCTGCTCTGGCAGTCCATTAAGGAAAGAAGCCTGGTGAAATTTGACCTTGCCATCTATGGAGCCAATGTCTATGTTGTGTTGCTTACGTTCCTGATGACGGCTGTGATGTGGGTAGACATGGCCATATTCAATGGTCCGCACATTGCGAATATTTATGGGTACTTCCCGTTATGGGTTGGATTCGTCGCTATTGGTCTGAATATTCTGACGTTCCTGTTATCCATGGCGCTGGAGAAGGTTACCTTTGCCAAAGTTTATCTATATCTGATTTTGTTCCCAATTTATCTGCTGTCTTGGTACCCGATTACGTTCTACGCTTTCTTCACGCAGAACAACAAACAGTGGAGCCACACCCAACACACACGTGTTGTGCGGCTCGATGAGGTGCAGAGCAAACAAGGATAAGGAACATGGATACGTGACTTTGTCGACATTGGATATAACAAATGTATAATTCAGAAAAAAGTTGTGAAGATATTGACAATGCATTTCGTGGATGTTATAGTATTCAAGTGCTTTAAAACGGATTCAAAATGAATAGCAATGGAATCACAAGTAGAAGTCCGACTTCTCACCTGATCAACACTATGTTGGCTGGTCAACGATCCCAATAATTTATGAAGTGTATACTCATGAAGAATTGTGTTGATTACAGGGATGTCGGTAGCTTGACCGGCATCCCTTTTATTTTTGTGTAACTGGATATTCAAAATGACCTGGAGGTGGACGGTTATTAGTAAAGATCACATGATTAATGATGAGATTCGGGCGAAGGAAGTACGCCTTGTCGGAGCTGAAGGAGAACAAATTGGGATCACGCCCATTCGCGAAGCACTGCAAATGGCGATTGACCTGAATTTGGATCTGGTCAATGTGGCACCACAGGCTAAACCGCCGGTGTGTCGTATTATGGACTATGGCAAATTCCGCTATGAGCAACAAAAGAAAGAAAAAGAAGCCCGTAAGAACCAGAAAATTGTTGACATTAAAGAAGTATGGTTCCGTTCCAATATTGAGGAGCACGATTATCAAACGAAGCTTCGTAATGTAGTTAAGTTTTTGAACGAAGGCGACAAAGTGAAATGTTCTGTTCGTTACCGCGGACGTGAAATTGCACATGCCGCGATTGGTCAACGGATTTTGGAGCGCGTTAAGGTAGAAGTTGCAGAACTTTGTACTATTGAACGTCAACCGAAATTGGAAGGCCGCAGTATGATCATGATCTTGGCTCCTAAAGCCTGATAACATTGGAGGAGGAAACACAAAATGCCTAAAATGAAAACACACAGCAGTTTGAAAGGACGCTTCAAAATTACCGGTTCCGGTAAAGTCCTTCGTTACAAAGCTCACAAAAACCACTTGCTTTCCCACAAATCTAAACGTGCTAAGCGCGTTCTGAACGGTAACCCAGTTATGGCTGCCGGGGATGTTAGACGTTTGAAACAAGGTTTGGCTAACTTGAAAGGCTAATTCTAATTAGTACATTCCGTATGGGGGATCGGCTACGGCCGTACACATACCACGGATACATTTATATTTATTTGGGAGGTTCTTTAATATGGCAAGAGTAAAAGGCGGTTTTGTAGTACGTCGTCGTCATAAAAAGGTTTTGAAACTGGCAAGAGGTTATTTCGGTTCCAAACACCGTATCTTTAAAACAGCTAACGAGCAAGTAATGAAATCCCTGGTATACGCATACCGTGACCGTCGCAACACGAAACGTAACTTCCGCAGACTGTGGATCGTTCGTATCAATGCAGCAGCACGTATGAATGGTTTGTCTTACAACAAACTGATCCATGGTTTGAAACTTGCTGGTGTAGACATGAACCGCAAAATGTTGGCTGATCTGGCCGTTAACGACATCAATGCGTTCAACTCTTTGGCTACTGTAGCTAAAGGCAAAATCAACGCTTAAAATTGTATGATACAAGCCGCCGTACCTATATGGCGGCTTTTTTTACGGCTTGGAAGCAATCCGAAGGTGAATCTCTGAATGAGTAGAGCGAATAGGCTATGGTCTGGCAGGGAACAATGAAAACCAGATAACCGGTGAATAACAGTCCGTGGAAATACATAAAATACGAACGGTGAAATAATACAAATGAAAACAGGTAAATTCCATTCCTCACTAAAGTTCACGATATGTTTTTGTTATATAACATCACATCGTTGTAACGTTAGCGTGTTAAAACGCTAAATTATTAAGCGTTTTCAATAAAAAAAGAACAAAAATATGTGATATTTGGTGATGAAACATCTGGATTTTAACACTGGTTGATTGTATAATCACCTCTAGTAGGCTAGTCCTAAATTTTTCTCTCCATGTCATAATGTTCGGTTTTTCGACAGATGATAGAATGCTTCAAGGGTGAGAATGCGCTTTTAATGTCGAAGAAACCATACATTCTGCATAAAAGCCATTCCTGCTATCTGTTAACCGTTCAATTGTAGGCTGGATTGGAATGAAGGATATATCATTAAGGGGGAAAAAGAGAAAATGAAAAAGATGCTCAGCTTGTCTTTGGTAATGTTGCTGGCGGTATCGGTTATGCTCGCAGGTTGTGGTAGCAAACCGAAAGAAGAAACAAATGCCGGAGGAGATACAGGTGGCACATCCACTGAAGCGAAATCCGATCTCAAAATCGGTATGGTTACTGACGTAGGTGGAGTTAATGACAAATCCTTTAACCAATCCGCTTGGGAAGCTCTGCAAGCGACTGAAACAGAAACAGGTGTAGCAGTTAAATACCTGCAAAGTAAATCCGATGA of Paenibacillus sp. FSL R5-0517 contains these proteins:
- the rpmI gene encoding 50S ribosomal protein L35; the protein is MPKMKTHSSLKGRFKITGSGKVLRYKAHKNHLLSHKSKRAKRVLNGNPVMAAGDVRRLKQGLANLKG
- a CDS encoding glycosyltransferase family 2 protein, with translation MLDAIFVTMQVILALLAVYQFTFSLFGLIKKKKKKHYPATKSFAVLVAAHNEEQVIGALMENLKQLDYPEDLYDVFVICDNCTDGTAQIVREHGLNACVRTNADLRGKGYAIEWMLKYLWKLPRQYDAVVMFDADNLVDRNFLLEMNDDLNNGSRVIQGYIDTKNPEDSWITAAYGVSYWYINRLWQLSRHNLNMANFLGGTGMCFETNLLKEIGWGATSLVEDLEFTMRSVQRNVYPVFNYDAKVFDEKPLTFKASARQRLRWMQGHFTVARRYFFPLLWQSIKERSLVKFDLAIYGANVYVVLLTFLMTAVMWVDMAIFNGPHIANIYGYFPLWVGFVAIGLNILTFLLSMALEKVTFAKVYLYLILFPIYLLSWYPITFYAFFTQNNKQWSHTQHTRVVRLDEVQSKQG
- the infC gene encoding translation initiation factor IF-3, with the protein product MINDEIRAKEVRLVGAEGEQIGITPIREALQMAIDLNLDLVNVAPQAKPPVCRIMDYGKFRYEQQKKEKEARKNQKIVDIKEVWFRSNIEEHDYQTKLRNVVKFLNEGDKVKCSVRYRGREIAHAAIGQRILERVKVEVAELCTIERQPKLEGRSMIMILAPKA
- a CDS encoding glycosyltransferase, whose protein sequence is MEKKRVLLLSEGFGTGHTQAAYALSSNLRKLSSDVQTKVLELGSFLNPKVAPLIITAYKKTVTNQPKLVGYVYRHQYKKSLNRLTTLALHKLFYTHTRSVVRQLRPDAIVCTHPIPSAVIARLKRLGAQIPLCTVITDYDAHGTWINREVDLYLVSSDEVKSKLLLRGVPIDKIRVTGIPVHPNFWEHPGREEIRSRFNLKNMPTVLVMGGGWGMLSDELVHPLLTRWHKDIQIIFCLGRNDKARISMEQNPMYRKENIHIIGYTNEVDKLMEVSDLLITKPGGMTCSEGLAKGIPMLFHNPIPGQEEENVHYFTARGLGEPISSSDVVIKWMNKLLHHYPDVVRKRKRHLAEIAKVHPMESAQSILDLLEDVRPSSAEEAHI
- a CDS encoding phosphatase PAP2 family protein, whose translation is MSRLFLKFQDYDRNVFMWINGRLHNRFMNFWLYYFTHLGGATSSIAVSLLIWLLAPAPWSTTGLQACIALAVSHIPVAIAKKLYPRIRPYLALPDTITFRNPLTDHSFPSGHTTAIFSVTVPFMTTDPILLLILLPVALIVGFSRIYLGLHYPSDVLAGATIGTLVALATVAFWS
- the rplT gene encoding 50S ribosomal protein L20; its protein translation is MARVKGGFVVRRRHKKVLKLARGYFGSKHRIFKTANEQVMKSLVYAYRDRRNTKRNFRRLWIVRINAAARMNGLSYNKLIHGLKLAGVDMNRKMLADLAVNDINAFNSLATVAKGKINA